Proteins encoded by one window of Nocardia goodfellowii:
- a CDS encoding low temperature requirement protein A — MIGSKRVRFQPMAEGSSVTQLELFFDLVLVFAFTMVTAIAAKPTSAQNTLRALLVLAVMWWVWIAYSWLANTVRADEGVTRLAMFAAMGGGFIAALTIPEAFQDAPGGWHGPLVFAISYLVVRLVHLGVYIMGTGDEPKLRAQVTKWGIGSIAIGATLLIIAATTAGTVQIWLWIAAIAGDMLWTRMAGLEWRVRSARHFSERYGLIIIVALGESIVSIGIGVSGQPISWPITVGSMLGLAVSGLLWWSYFDTAALSAEHALATAGKDRQVRIAQDGYTYWHFPMIVGIIGLSLGLKKVLTYVSDASHYSLTDALYGIPLFTLYGGVVLYLIGLVGFKYSATGRITVPTLVAVVVLLALIAPATALPALAALGLLCGVLIGLVGWETIRNARPREQIRHGHGS, encoded by the coding sequence ATGATCGGTAGCAAGCGCGTTCGGTTCCAGCCGATGGCCGAAGGCAGCTCGGTAACCCAGCTCGAATTGTTCTTCGACCTGGTCTTGGTTTTCGCCTTCACCATGGTCACCGCGATCGCCGCGAAACCGACCAGCGCGCAGAACACGCTGCGCGCGCTGCTGGTGCTCGCGGTCATGTGGTGGGTGTGGATCGCCTATTCGTGGCTGGCCAATACGGTGCGCGCCGACGAGGGCGTGACCCGGCTCGCCATGTTCGCGGCCATGGGCGGCGGATTCATCGCCGCGCTCACCATCCCCGAGGCCTTTCAGGACGCACCCGGCGGCTGGCACGGCCCGCTCGTCTTCGCCATTTCCTACCTGGTCGTGCGGCTGGTGCATCTCGGCGTCTACATCATGGGCACCGGCGACGAACCGAAACTGCGCGCCCAGGTGACCAAGTGGGGCATCGGGTCCATCGCCATCGGCGCCACCCTGCTGATCATCGCCGCGACGACCGCGGGCACCGTGCAGATCTGGTTGTGGATCGCCGCCATCGCCGGCGACATGCTGTGGACCAGGATGGCCGGCCTGGAGTGGCGGGTGCGCTCGGCGCGGCACTTCTCCGAACGCTACGGGCTGATCATCATCGTGGCCCTGGGCGAATCCATCGTCTCGATCGGCATCGGGGTGAGCGGGCAACCGATCTCGTGGCCGATCACCGTGGGGTCGATGCTCGGGCTGGCGGTCTCCGGACTGCTGTGGTGGAGCTACTTCGATACCGCGGCGCTCTCGGCCGAGCACGCCCTCGCCACCGCCGGTAAGGACCGACAGGTCCGCATCGCGCAGGACGGCTACACCTACTGGCACTTCCCGATGATCGTCGGCATCATCGGGCTCTCGCTCGGGCTGAAGAAGGTGCTGACGTATGTCAGCGATGCCTCGCACTATTCGCTCACCGACGCGCTGTACGGCATTCCACTGTTCACGCTCTACGGCGGCGTCGTGCTGTATCTGATCGGGCTCGTCGGCTTCAAATATTCCGCGACCGGCCGGATTACGGTGCCGACTCTGGTCGCGGTGGTCGTGCTGCTCGCGCTGATCGCGCCCGCCACGGCCTTGCCCGCGCTGGCGGCGCTGGGGCTGCTGTGCGGTGTGCTGATCGGCTTGGTCGGCTGGGAGACCATCCGCAACGCGCGCCCGCGCGAGCAGATCCGGCACGGGCACGGGTCGTGA
- a CDS encoding ion transporter → MGARVVYPRKPLPAWVDALMLVLAVVSVALLVWITVWSVDENTRRTVVSVDYAICAVFALEFVWRWARAGWRWTFPFLYWYDVLGMIPVTSPWLRGLRLLRIAVIVARLARAADRAFAEPVVTAVVNRFLPTIIELTRRPMTIAVMDEVAHVLRTGHYTRNIAAALAENRAEMDAMIVELIKSDPQAGKVRYIPFHDEILRLIADTVFRILFGVLADPRTDELVSDAIRENVDQIRDAVHAGVRVAPSAYGPTAPEHTVGHILRNS, encoded by the coding sequence GTGGGTGCTCGTGTCGTTTATCCGCGGAAGCCGCTACCGGCGTGGGTCGATGCCCTCATGCTGGTGCTGGCCGTGGTGTCGGTCGCGCTGCTGGTGTGGATAACGGTCTGGTCCGTCGACGAGAACACCCGGCGCACAGTCGTTTCCGTCGACTACGCGATCTGCGCCGTCTTCGCGCTCGAGTTCGTGTGGCGGTGGGCTCGGGCGGGCTGGCGGTGGACGTTCCCGTTCCTCTACTGGTACGACGTCCTGGGCATGATCCCGGTGACCAGCCCGTGGCTGCGCGGCTTGCGGCTACTGCGAATCGCGGTCATTGTGGCCCGGCTGGCGCGGGCCGCGGACCGGGCTTTCGCCGAACCCGTGGTGACGGCCGTCGTGAACCGCTTCCTGCCGACCATTATCGAGCTGACCAGGCGTCCGATGACGATCGCGGTGATGGATGAGGTGGCCCACGTGCTGCGCACCGGTCACTACACCCGCAATATCGCGGCCGCGCTGGCGGAGAACCGCGCCGAAATGGACGCGATGATCGTCGAATTGATCAAGAGCGACCCGCAGGCGGGCAAGGTCCGCTACATCCCGTTCCACGACGAGATCCTGCGGTTGATCGCCGACACGGTGTTCCGCATTCTGTTCGGTGTGCTGGCCGACCCGCGCACCGACGAGCTCGTTTCGGACGCCATCCGCGAGAACGTCGACCAGATTCGCGACGCGGTGCACGCCGGCGTGCGTGTGGCGCCCTCCGCCTACGGCCCGACCGCCCCGGAACACACGGTGGGGCACATACTCCGCAACAGCTGA
- a CDS encoding GMC oxidoreductase has protein sequence MRDEGGGLVRRRALFKAAGVAAVLGAAGPTLSAGTATAANPSGPGQFREWVPEIFAPLADPPEHTEAIVIGSGFGAAVTALRLAQAGIANTVLERGSRWPNDPWREIFTGDDLPDGRGFWHRTNFTGVTKVPMTFTKFGGVLDCTTYPGIDVWRAAAVGGGSVIFTGAMVAPEKRFFDHVFGGVVDYGELDRVYYPRVREVLRLSTIPADIYGSSPFTHSRAWDDQVRKAGYQPLANDSIFNWNVLRAELSGAAKPSATVARSNLGNSNGAKFDLNQNYLKYAQETGNSGVYPGHRVDTIAQEASGRFVVTVTKLAPTGDVLGTRTLTCDKLFLGAGSVGTSELLVRAQATGTLPNLNEHIGDGWGTNGDVVLARGASHLAGFGQGVPSASRIFDESGLPVTLENWYIPGIPFETGALASLGMVLDSTRARFGYHKSTDAVGLAWSAKNRDDIVGVARAVDRRIAEKSGALVEYSALGYDANALFTAHPLGGAVLGRATDGYGRVHGHPGLYVMDGAAIPGSTGTVNPSLTITALAERNIEAIIRAGK, from the coding sequence ATGCGTGATGAGGGAGGTGGCCTGGTGCGTAGACGTGCGCTGTTCAAGGCGGCGGGTGTTGCCGCGGTGCTGGGTGCCGCGGGGCCGACGCTGAGCGCGGGCACGGCGACAGCCGCCAACCCGTCCGGGCCCGGCCAGTTCCGGGAGTGGGTGCCGGAGATCTTCGCGCCCCTGGCCGATCCGCCGGAACACACCGAGGCGATCGTGATCGGTTCGGGATTCGGCGCGGCGGTCACAGCCCTGCGGCTGGCCCAGGCCGGAATCGCGAACACCGTGCTGGAGCGCGGTTCCCGCTGGCCCAACGACCCGTGGCGCGAAATCTTCACCGGTGACGACCTACCCGACGGCCGCGGCTTCTGGCATCGCACCAACTTCACGGGCGTCACCAAGGTCCCGATGACGTTCACCAAATTCGGTGGGGTGCTGGACTGCACGACCTACCCGGGCATCGATGTGTGGCGGGCCGCGGCGGTGGGTGGCGGTTCGGTGATCTTCACCGGCGCCATGGTGGCCCCGGAGAAGCGGTTCTTCGATCATGTCTTCGGTGGCGTCGTCGATTACGGCGAACTGGACCGCGTCTACTATCCGCGGGTCCGAGAGGTGCTGCGGCTCAGCACGATTCCCGCCGACATCTACGGTTCGTCCCCGTTCACGCACTCGCGCGCCTGGGACGATCAGGTGCGCAAGGCCGGCTACCAGCCGCTGGCCAACGACTCCATTTTCAACTGGAATGTCCTGCGTGCCGAATTGTCCGGTGCGGCAAAGCCTTCCGCGACCGTGGCACGCAGCAACCTGGGCAATTCCAACGGCGCCAAGTTCGACCTGAACCAGAACTACCTGAAATACGCCCAGGAGACCGGGAACTCGGGCGTGTACCCCGGGCATCGGGTCGACACCATCGCGCAGGAGGCGTCGGGCCGGTTCGTCGTCACCGTCACCAAGCTCGCCCCCACCGGCGACGTCCTCGGCACCCGCACCCTCACCTGCGACAAACTCTTCCTCGGCGCGGGTTCGGTCGGCACCTCCGAACTGCTGGTCCGCGCGCAGGCCACCGGCACGCTGCCCAACCTCAACGAGCACATCGGCGACGGCTGGGGCACCAACGGCGACGTCGTACTCGCCCGTGGGGCAAGCCATTTGGCCGGATTCGGCCAGGGCGTGCCGAGCGCCAGCCGCATCTTCGACGAGTCCGGCCTGCCGGTCACGCTGGAAAACTGGTACATCCCGGGTATTCCGTTCGAGACCGGCGCGCTCGCGTCGCTCGGCATGGTCCTGGATTCCACCCGCGCGCGCTTCGGCTACCACAAGTCTACCGACGCCGTCGGCCTGGCCTGGTCGGCGAAGAACCGCGACGACATCGTCGGCGTGGCCCGCGCCGTCGACCGCCGCATCGCCGAGAAGTCCGGCGCCCTGGTCGAATACAGCGCCCTGGGCTACGACGCCAACGCCCTGTTCACCGCCCATCCCCTCGGCGGCGCGGTGCTGGGGCGAGCCACCGACGGCTACGGCCGCGTCCACGGCCACCCGGGCCTCTACGTCATGGACGGCGCGGCGATCCCGGGCAGCACCGGCACCGTCAACCCGTCGCTCACCATCACCGCGCTGGCGGAACGCAATATCGAGGCGATCATCCGCGCCGGAAAGTAG